The sequence below is a genomic window from Sparus aurata chromosome 6, fSpaAur1.1, whole genome shotgun sequence.
AGCCGTCGAGGAGGAAATGTCTGCGGTGTTGACTGCAAGGTGATCAAGATTATGGGCGGAAAGCTTTCTATTAAAAGCAGATCACATAACATTTTAATGTGCCAGGATTGGAAATGCTGAACATTGATTAATTATTACAGTATAATACAGATACAAGTTGGACTAGGCCTTTCTTTTAAAGCTGATTGATATAAATGTACAAGTGAAAAACAAGTTATTAGGCTGGGGCTGTGCCCACAATCAACCACTGTGAGTACTGCAACCccttctctgttctctctgttgCACAGAGGATACATTTATGGCTGCAATTACATATAATATTcactatcattattattattattattattattattttttttattattatatgttttttgtAGTCTGACTTTTAGTATATTACTCTTTATAAGTCATTGGGAGGGAATATTTTTTGAGTGAGAAGAAACCATGATATAAGATTATATTTCACTGAACCTCAGTAAACATATAAAATTAATTGTGCTCATTGAACAGTTTGAATAAATCGGTCAATAGTATACTGTGATGATTTGACAGGCATCAATGCCTTATGTTTTCTCTTTATATAGATGGCATTTTGCAGGTGACTGAAGGTTCTTGGAAATGGAAAAAGGGACTCGACTTGACATGACTCAGTCTCAGAGGGTGTGAGCGGTCCCGGTCCAACCTCGTTCACTGGGGGGCTGCTGGATGGCTGCtacagttagtggttactctggtggtATGCGGTCCCGTATATCTTTAGAGTTTGTATTTGATGGCTGGACAATTcttccatattgcacctttaagttttgttttggaTTCAGTTAAAGGGACAGATTCAgtggccttggcagaggtatgttCTCTACTGAGAGCTATTCTAGTTCTAATAATTGTGCACTGATGGCACTGATAAATAACAGTGTCCAAGTGTTTATTGAGGTTGTAGGAGCCATAATATTTTTTGCTTTGTAATTTATGTTATCAGGTCACGCTTTTTGTAATCGGCTCCAATGTTATAAACAGGATCCAACCTTTTGCCCGGGCAGGTGTTTCAGCCCGGACAGGTAAATAGTTTTTGACCGCTAACGCAGATGCACACGCTGTGGCTGAAGCTGAGACACGTTGTAGctgatgttattttgttttgtttacaaaggAAAGGCTTTAAGTTTGATTattgaataaacacacaaaggaCAATAAATGATAAAGTGTTAAAGACAAAGTGTGTCGAGTTAGCAAGTTAATTAGCGCATCAATTAAGTCATCCGGCAGGAAGCAATTCAGTTGCTTTAAGCGTTGGCTTAGTTCCTGTAGAGGTATAATGGTAAATACTAAAACATAGACGCTCATAAATGACTCATGAATGACTCATAAATCAATCATAAATGTCAGGATTCTCTACATGACTTTGCCAACATTAGCAAATATCAACCACAATAAGCCACTGGACATTCTAGGTCAAGTAAGGCTGTGTAATTGAAGAACATAAGTGAATTTAATGAGCAAGGCCTTGTTTTGTTACCTCCACAACAGAAGTAATGTTtgattgttggttggttggtttgtcagcaagattatattaaaactactgaatggatttcgaTGGatcttggatggaggatggatcttGGCctagaatagaccccattaacttttgttgCAGATCCGCTtaaagggatggatccaggaTTTCTTTCTCcgtttctttaacattgcaagataGAGCgtttctctgcattttcactaatttctcagggaataatgcatggatcttcaTACAAAAAATCAGGCGAACCGGATgttggtatctatgagtgaatACAGTTTTTTACAGACAAAGGGGACCGTTAGGCTTTggtggaggtatgtgctctTCTGTGTGCCATTGTAGTTTTGTATGAATtcaacttttcatttctttcaaaataatgaATCTTACTTTCAAAGAGCCGGCAGAACAGAGCAGCTAACATACTGCCATCTATATTTATCTAATAAAAGGATGTGGTGTGTGGTgaataaatgacaaaattattttttccaggaaatgttttaataaatgattttgATACAAAGACATATGAATccacaaacatgtcattttgagatacagaatataaataacaaaatatttcaGCTGAATGAGACTTTAATATCGTAATACAAATCAATGTGAATAACCCCTTGAGGTTTTGGTCCATAATGTGTGATTGAGTGTTTGTTCTCTGTTACATTTTAACCCTGGACTGGATTTTATAAAAGCTTTAATGTCtgtatttaacatgtgttttagtgtttttccaCAACTGTTGTGTTGAATCATTTGCCTCAAGGTTATTTCTTTAACTTGTATGTGTGTTGTAACAAATGTTATGTAGGCCTACATTGGAATCTgcttaaagataaaatatattagtttatttttatgtaaacattttttataaagagttttattttttcatataaagGGTTAAAGTGATTGAGATTTTACTGATTgagatttacacacacaaaaaaatcgaAGAATGTTTGCCGTACACTTTTACAAAGTCTGCTGCATAAATATATTTGGTGCATTTTGTAGTTTATTGAGTGCAAAATTATCAAGTATAAAAGAAGAACTGGAGGATCTTCAGAAAGcatgatatgtaaaaaaaaaaaagaaacaaaaaaaagccgtATTTCATTATTGTTTTACTGGAACAAGATGTGTGACGTTTTAATTCCAGAGTCCTGAATGCACATGCAAAGTCTCCCATCTCTTTGAAGCTGGACTCGTGGCACTTTTCCATCAATCTATCCGGGGTTATAAGTCCAGGGTTAGTGCTGGCCAGAAACCAGGCTCAGATGGCAAGATTTGCAAAGCATCTTCCCATCCAAAGGATAGCAGCCGTGCTCATTTGGTTCAGGAGAGAGCTGGATGGCACAGACCTGCAGAAAATATCAAAGACTACTTAACTCAGGCTGattaatgtgtgtctgtgtgtgtgtttgcatacgTATAATAAGTGTGTCTGTACAGTTTGCCGACAGAACACCTACCTCACATCTGTAGCAGTTCTCGTGGTAGGAGCGCCCCAGGCATTCAACGTTATAGCTGTCGGTACCATCTTCTTTTGGAATGATTAACTTGTCGCAGGCGTTACACCTTGGAGCATACTTCCTTCATGGACAACATTTTAGAGGAAAGAAAATATAAGAGGAGGTAAGATAACCTTTTAAACTGAGAGAATTCAAGTTACATTCCGGTGACTTAAAGGTActataaaaaggaaaataaaataattaaaaatctctctctctccttaaGTGAATGTGTAAAGGTTATTTTTGCATGCCGTCATTGTTCACTCTCATACCTGTAATAGTCCTCGAGGCAGTAAACCTCTCCGACTTCCCCCTGAGCGAAAGGTAACTCTCCAATTTGCTGTTTACATGTTGCACAGGTGAAACAGGAAAGATGGTATGCTCGCTCCAGTGCCCGGATCACATGATCTTTAATAGCCTCCCCACATGCCCAGCATAGTTCAAGACTGGCctagaaagagacagaaatgtaTGAGGAATGGTAATACAAGGAAGATACCAACAATCTACCACACTTATACATCGTCTGTATGATAGCACAGTGTTTAATTTTTTATCTTCCACCAAGGAGGTCATGTTTTCACCCAGgtcagtttgttggtttgtgagcatCATTATACAAAAACTATTGAAtggatttccacgaaacttggataGGGGATGGGTCTCAGTCTGGAATAGACCTCATTAACGTTTGGTGgagatccagataaagggacggatccaggattttttttctcccagtctTTTACATTGTGAGACAGGGCACTTGTcgacattttaattaatttctcagggaataatgcatggattttgatgaaaaaaaatcaggtgtttttAGGTGACTGATATCTATGAGTGGGTAAAAAAGGAGACTGTTGAGCCTTGGTGGAGGTGTGCGCTCTATTGAGTGCCATTTGTAGTTCGAATTGTGTTTTTCCCACTTTCCAAGTAGACGGCTTCCATTAATTTTGTGAAGAATACAAATCGACTTGCAGAGACGCAAAACTTGGTTTGGGAAGGTAATCCACCACAGTGAACATCATTACtccatttattttaacattacaGCCCGACTTAAACATAATGTGCAATTGTTACTCAATGTGCTAAGATAACATTACACTGACACCTAAACCAGGTGTAAAAATGTTGATGGATGAAAAAAGTAAAGGAAACCACTCGCTACCTGAGAGGTGAATGTCAAACACAATAGCAGTCTTTTGAAAACATTATTCTACATGGCATGCAAAAAAATTGGTATGGTCCTTTACAAAGATTTGCATACAACATCCTGTAGTGGAAGCTGTTTTGACTTTACCTGGTAGCAGTCTTCACACAGGGGGATACCTGCTTTATTGTAGTACTGTTTACCAGCCAGGGGAATATGACAAGATCTACACTGGAAGCAACCTTCGTGGTACGTCCTGTTCAAGGCCTCTATCGCAGGTTCAGAGAGAGCTACAGGCTTCCGACAGAAGCCACACACGTCTGCATTGTACACAAAGCAGGTTATAATTATATGTGTGTTGTCAAAGTGGAACCGTTTAAATCCTAAGTGGTAAAATGTGTAAACAGAGATCATGTTACCTTTACTCTCCCCGCTTGTGTCTTGGCCATTTTTATGGATCCTAGGAGACTGTTCGTCTTGTTTTAACCCACTAGATGGTGTGCTTGTTTCCACCTTGAATGTAAAGCACATTGTTAGAGTGAAACCGAACTCTGAAGTGACATGTTTGATGGTAGAAGGAGAAAGGGAGCAGAGTGGCTGTAAAGGCCACAGGCTGAAACATAGGAGTCATTCAATAAAATTGGGGTACAGTAATGTCAGGGCAtttcaagttttgttttgttttgttttgttgccccCAACTTACTCTAAACATCTCACCATACATTAGAAACATCCTTCCTCTGCTTTTAATTAAGGGCCATTTAATACAGATAAAGATTCTGATTATTCATGCCCTTTctcacagggaaaaaaaaaacaacaaaacaactgaatCACTTTCTTTGCTCGAAAACATTAACATGTGCTAATGTCATGTCAGCGGCATGAGCAGGATGGGCACTCGGGGATTCGAATCCAACGCCTATCCCCCTAAGTGTCAGCGTTTGACAACCTGGGGATGAAACCAGAACAATCACCTACCTTTATCCTGAATCGCTGTAAAACATTCTCTGTTGTGTTAACACCATGAAGCCCTGAATCTGTAACATTTTCCCAAACTGGACTGGAGGTGGGGAACTACTTCAAGACGAAAAATAGCTTGGCAGAAAAACAACCGAGGTGCCTCTGAAggaattatataaaaaatagaTTCAGGATTTAAATCCCtttacaaaataatgaaaacatgaaaaatacatgtataaaaCCTTGTATAGGTACACACACTGTGGAATAAGATTGGTCCATGATCAAGAAAGGGAAGGTCTGCATATTGTCAGACCACCTGTTGTAACACAGCCCACTTTCCTGAACCTGATGATGGGAACTAAAAGTCTGGAAAGTGATCTGCTCttgaatgaaaaatgtgtacagctgtgtgttttgATCATTTATTTGTATCCAaaagacagctgtttttttccttcatgaTGTGTTTTGCAGATGAGTCTTTACAACCACTGCATAACATAATACAGTTTCTGTAAAAGTTGTGGAAACTTGTAATCCTTcactgtgggaaaaaaatgacttgaGTGCTCCAAGAAAATTCTTTCAGGAAGACATGGATCAAGTGACAACGGAGGCATATACACAAAGATTAGGTTGATTCAAATATGCCTTTTTAGCGGCAGTGTAAGAGAAGTGTGCATACCTCTCTGTTGTAACCTGGCTGCTGGCCTGGGGTCGGAGGGTGGGAGAGAGGCGTCTgggcaggaggagggggtggaagTGGTGATGCTTCAGAGAGCGATGGTCCCAGAGATGAaggcagtgcagcagcagcaggaggaggaggaggaggaggaagagggaaaagCTCTGTTTGGGCAAGACAAGACTCATTTCAAGCCACTTCTTAGTAATTTACacagagaaatattttttttattccatgccTTTCATATAAGTTTCCAGAAGCACTGAAGTATCTTAAAATTCAGATTGATAATATAAATCACAGAATATGAATATAATTCCAGATGCATACTGATGCATAAATGTAGATACATATACagatttaaaatacaaattgGAGTGAATAATAACATACAAAACATTGAAATAAGGAGAGAATAGAAGCTCATAGGGTTATCGCTTTTGTTCCTCATCAGTCGTCAAACTAAAGAGGAAACTTTTCTGCATGTTCCTAAAAAGGAAAGTCAAATGTAGCAGCTGTTCCTCACAGATAATACTATCCTTCCCAACCTGATAACATACTATACAGCCAGTAAGTGTGAGAGGagggttatttattttttcaaattaaaagactCCTCCAGTGATAACATTGTTGTACTCACAATAgacaatttaaaaatatatcagagctgatgcaataaaaacagacacgTTGTCTGTCATGTTCCATTCTTCTTCCCTGTCAATACGCgacgcctacattacccacgatgcaactcTAACACTGGCCATTCAGTCAGAGTTTTAGTTGTGGTATGCTAGCAGCAAAGATGGTCAAAGGTTTGGTAACCTCATTGTAACTCCACACCTTGTAAGTCAAACTTGTAGTCTTCAGACCGTTGGCTGTAGAAAACAGGGTTAGGCTTCTGACCCAACAGATGTTgcctcaagtgacatcacttaaGTCAGTTTATCAGACTTCACATAATGCCAAGTGGAGCCTCAAAATGCTTCAAACAACCAATTTCACTCATGTTGCTGTGTTCACCGAGATAGTTCCTTAAACAATATCATAAATCTTGTAAAAGACCACAGTCTCAtagcggccattttcctcctACAGCGCTGCTTAGTACCAGTTTGCAAGTTCTATCAACATTGAGAACCTGACAAATTGTTACCCACTGACTACTCCATCATTGATCAGCAACCGAAAAGATGAAGGAAAGTGAAAACTTGGAGGGGACCTGGGCCATATttaaaggtaaaacaacatatcagCTAACGATAGACTACAGCttacgttagcattcaaccacttcctagcttcCTATACATAAATTGGAAATGTGTAAATTAttctaaaatatcaacacacatcttggacacGTTAATTTAAGCCTGTAAAGATGTAATCAAACACTAATTTTAGCTAGGAAGCGGCTGAATACAAAtaagttatcaaatatgttgttttaactTGAAATATGACCTGATGCGCCTCCAGATATTTGATATCAATCgtgttttcagttgctgatcaatcaatAAGCAGTGCAATGATAATAATTTGCTAGATTGTTTCAGTTTACGTGATTTGTAACATGGAATTCAGCATCAAAACATTATCCCAACATTCGAGCTTTGCATCCATAGGAAAATGACCGCCATGTGAATATGTTCTTTTAAGATCAGGATGCAATAaagatgaatttgtttttaaggAAGGACCTCAAATTGGTGGTAGCTGATGATACATGGTTTGGGTATCTTATCATCTCACCAAGTGATTAAAAACAGGATGATGATAGCAATAGAGTTAAATTCAAAATATATTTCAGATTATCTAAGTTTGGTCAAGTGCACTTTTTTTGCATTGAACACTGAACATTTTGTCTGAGTACCTGCAGCACCGCTGTCATCTCCTTGCAGCTGTCCTCTGCTTGGTCCAGGCTGGAATGGTTTTGGGCTCTGAGGGTCTGCAGCTTGGACCGAGGCCCCGGCGTGAAACCGACTTTTGCTGCCCGCTACGCCTTGAGACTCTGCTGGTGAGGGGTCCTCCTTCTTATGTCTGAGGGAAGGGATGGTGTCACTTGGACTGACTCGTACAGCTGTGTGCTGCTTGTCTCTAGCCGGGGAAGTGTGGGCTTGAAgggcaggctgctgctgctgtgtcacaGTGGCTCGATGAGGAGTCACCAGAGTGATGAAGCAAGAGGACACCATCCTTTTtggtggagctgctgatgcCATGATTGTATAAAACCCACATACAGCCTAAAACAAGGAGAGAACAATTACTACTGTCCAATCATCAGGAACATAGAAACACATCATAGACTAAACACTGCGTTTGATCTTTTTAAGGAGGACtggaatatgaaaataaaacatactaAGGATCACATGACTTCTTATGCTTATCATCTCAGCAATGTTTAATTTAAGTGTATACGCCCTCTCAGTAAACTTTGTGGGAGCACTCACTCTCACTTGAGAGAGGTaaattcacacactcacagctctcATTATCCATAATGAATGGCTTTGGAGGCAGAGAGCACAAATCTGAATCATCTGTTCCCTTTAAACCCACTCAGTCTGGCTGCGAGCTGCCATTACATACCTGAGAGAAACTGTGGTTTTGAAGACAgctctgtcttttcttctgttctgtATCTCAAAAACGTCTggtttgttttccctcctgtaGGCTGCCACTGAGAGAAGACTTTACTCCGGCAGAGAAGGCGACTATCAGCAGAAGGCCACTCCTTTTCCTTCAGCACCTCCCTCGTCCGCCgacccctcctccttctctggcTGAATGACAATACCACCTCCCTCCCCGACCGTAAAAGGTGAACAGTTAATCTCGGGCAAAGTGCAGtaaaaaacatgacacattcaTCTACTATGAAAAATTggcaagcacgcacacacactggcctGCATGCacgtagacacacacatacacaaagaaaGGCATGCAACTGTTGAGCAATCTAACCAAAAGCTTAcagtcagacattttttttacaaatgtaataTAGAGAATTACAAGTATCTTGTAAGGTTTTTCGCCCTTAAATAGACAACACAGAGTCACACAGCCACCTCCCActtctttatcttttttcatGCCAGGAGGATGTGACTGTACCTGCCTTTTCCTAACAGCTCTCTATCTCAAActgtccctctttctctctccggtGCAGCTCTGCCTTATTGTTCTGTCAGCTTTATTTTCCCTACCTCCCTCATTGAGTctgcctccttttttcttctccctctttccttcttcttcccttccCCCCACTACATTATATCACTTTAGCCCTGACTCGCTATCAGTGTCCATGCTTCCATTTGGGCCTCCCCAGCGTCTGATACTATGTGGTGGACTCCATCGGACTGTTGAGAGCGACTACAAAGGAGCAGCAGCATTACAGTGCCATGAATCAGGGCATTGTGCAAGAGGAGATATTGGTTTATTaggaggggaagggggggggcaACAGTGAGTGATGTCTGAGAGAACTatgaaaaagctgctttgttgtgtTTGCCGCTCTCCACCAGAGTGCGTCTGAGCAATATCAGGTCCGCTGATCAGCAAAAATATTGTGGTTAGGTTCCAGAGCCAAACCTTGTGAGGTCTACTCCCCTCCCGGTTCAACGGGGAGGATGGAGCGAGAAGCCGACTGTCGAATCAAACTTTCCTGATCGATGTGGGTCAGCGTGAAAGAAGAGCGAGGCAGGAATGTGTGAGAGAGGGCGAACAGGAGACATAGATGAGGAGAGTGATGGGGGTCTCTGTTGTTCCAGCTCTGTGGAAAGGAatgctgcagtgatgtcacgGTTGCAGGAGGGAGCTTGCCTTCTGATGACACAATCCCCAGACCTCCACGCTCCGCCCCCCGGCAGCCAAAATCCTCATTAAACTCTCTGAACTTCTTCACTGCTTCGGCAGCATGACCTCTCATTTTACTCACCAACATCACAGTTGAGGATTTTTTTACTCCTTGGTTTGGGTGAGCAGGGCAACAATGGAAAAGAGAACGAAGGGAAGTGGAGGGAAAGTAACAGGAAGAAACAGGAAAAGCAGTGCACAATTGCACGTTGACAAAAAAGTTGATGTTAACTTCCTAACTGTAAACATCTGCAGGGGTGGGaaaacaacttcctgcagagaAACTCTACCCAAATGTTCCTCAAGTGTGAGTAAGATTTCTGGACTGCTTTGAGCAGAAGTTAAAggaacagatttttaaaaatgtttgcgGGGAACAGAGGCCGAGATGTCTCGACGCTCAGGGCCCAGACACACCAAACCGACATCACAGAACTAGTGGCTATGAAGGCTGACTGTCGCATGGCCTCATGTCACCTGTGTCTCGGACAAAAAGttgcacctgaacacaccgcAAAGGCTTCAGCCAACAGCCAACTAGTTTGAATGTCCTGCGTCTGCGTTAGGAGAAATAAGCGGCAGTCATTCATATTTTGAAACCAAAAGAAGACTCATGACTGCACATATACAAACCGTTGTTATGATAAAGCAGCCTTAAATGTGTTATGATACCACCTCTAATCAAGAAAATGGCTGATAAAAAATTGCAAATGGTCCTCATGAAGAGGAAAAATCAGGGGCAACCACACAAAGAGTGTGCTAGATAAAACAGCAACAGGCTCAAGGGGGATATGCTTATTTTCTCCATTGCTCTTCTCATGCACTGATATGTTaagctgaacagccaatcagagtgatttctcTCAAAAGCTCAAAGGGCCGAAAAGCAGCCAACAAAGGCCAACCAGTGCCAGGACACACAGCAACAGCTAGGTTAGCGTGTGCTCTAATAATGCTGGATCCTActtttcccataatgcaactggTTTGTGTCTTTCATTAGAGCCCCCGGCCTCCTACTTGTTCaattctttctccagtttgtaaagaagcaaaaaaaataaaaaataaaaaaaataaacaaaatctcATGCCTCAGCTGAGacaaccctgatgacatcactacgACCTGGTCAGGGTTTTTCTTCCTAACTAGTCAACACTGTCTACAGAGTCACATAATTATATAACTTCTAATTATATAATTACACGTCATATAAACCTTTTCACAGGCTGAGTGGTAATTCTTATGACGAGTGATCCTCTTGTGTAAAACTGGAGGAGTGGCCCTTTAATTAGCGACATGTGGTCACCGTCAGAGGACCGTGGACGGCCATGTGTCATCCTCATCATTACCATCCTAAAATGTGCAACCTCTTGACCAGTTCCTTTGCCCTTCAAGTGTAATTTTTTAAGTAAGTTTGTAGAATATCTGATCTACTGATGCTAATGTAAAATTCATGTATAAAAAGTTAGTTTAAGGGGAGACACACTTCAGGTGATAGGATCGTTGTTTCATGCATTGGTTAACTTTTAgattttgggctattttgctTTAATAACAATccttctttcagactagtggaaagaaagTGTCCAAATACATTTCTATGTGTTTACTTGAGTTCTGATTATTTATCAGTAAATTCATGCAGAAAACACATACTtcattttccttctttctttttgaaaCAAGAGTCAATGACACAATAATCCTTTTAAGTGTTGTATTATTAATATCAGAACATCTTGTCTTTGGAGGGAGTCACTGGTATTAGAGGTAGATTTCACTCAGGTACATCGTCAACTGTCATCTGATGTTCTCCATGTGCGTTCCCTTGTTTTGTGCCTGGGCTCCGTTAAGCTCgtatcatcttcttcttcctaaAAATAAAGCATGAAACAATTAAATGCAAAATGAAATTTTCACAGTACTTGTTACTCACATGTAAACCGGTCTAAAAAAATTAATACATAAATGGCCACATTGAAGAAGTGATGGCTTGAATATCAAAAGGGAAGGTGATTCACACAGACCTGTAACACAGCTTGTAGCAGGTCCTGAGAGAGCAGCATACAGACAGCTTCACCCAGGAAAGTGATGAGGACATGGACGACATCCGACCAGTCACCCACCGTCAGCATGAGCACCAGTATGGCTCCCAGTCTCAGGACGACAGTGTGCAACAGGGCCTCTGTACCAGTCTGCCGATTCTGGTCCTCTGTGTTAGtgacacaaaaacattacacagtgaaactgaTAGTCTAAGTGCTgaatcgtaggcaactgtacatgtttcagtttcttgaagacttTCACcgctcatccaagaggcttcttcagctctAACTGACTGGAGAGAAGTTGGCTGgctttttaaactctgtgtgttcTTACAGATttgttaaggacacgtgtgggTCGT
It includes:
- the fblim1 gene encoding filamin-binding LIM protein 1 — protein: MASAAPPKRMVSSCFITLVTPHRATVTQQQQPALQAHTSPARDKQHTAVRVSPSDTIPSLRHKKEDPSPAESQGVAGSKSRFHAGASVQAADPQSPKPFQPGPSRGQLQGDDSGAAELFPLPPPPPPPAAAALPSSLGPSLSEASPLPPPPPAQTPLSHPPTPGQQPGYNREVETSTPSSGLKQDEQSPRIHKNGQDTSGESKDVCGFCRKPVALSEPAIEALNRTYHEGCFQCRSCHIPLAGKQYYNKAGIPLCEDCYQASLELCWACGEAIKDHVIRALERAYHLSCFTCATCKQQIGELPFAQGEVGEVYCLEDYYRKYAPRCNACDKLIIPKEDGTDSYNVECLGRSYHENCYRCEVCAIQLSPEPNEHGCYPLDGKMLCKSCHLSLVSGQH